One Fundulus heteroclitus isolate FHET01 chromosome 11, MU-UCD_Fhet_4.1, whole genome shotgun sequence DNA segment encodes these proteins:
- the timd4 gene encoding T-cell immunoglobulin and mucin domain-containing protein 4, translating into MRPKHSLVHRMAAAPHPSPLAFITLLFILPGGPLTSVSCFKVTEGGVASLSCQYSVKRFGLSRVCWGRSCGTFWCSNILVQTDKTGVVSKADDRYRLTGDVLDGQMDLDIVNVRRTDSGPYCCRVDVDGLFNDKKVIMNLRVVKAPSTNPPRSTTTTAVTTDRVTELRPTELPTEPTTTVNWRTLLSSQLDLLRRNSTLLRSDAITVEDPLPSLSLQINAPVLSLSLSILLVIAAVFLFLAFKRGIYRGALKTGCLSSDEPPHIIYEIRMRRPVQENIYTLD; encoded by the exons ATGCGGCCAAAACACTCGCTGGTTCACAGGATGGCTGCAGCGCCGCATCCATCGCCTCTGGCCTTCATcaccctcctcttcatcctgcCAG GCGGCCCGCTGACGTCCGTCTCCTGTTTCAAGGTGACGGAGGGGGGCGTGGCCTCTCTGTCCTGTCAGTACTCGGTGAAGCGCTTCGGTCTGAGTCGGGTCTGCTGGGGTCGAAGCTGCGGGACGTTCTGGTGCAGCAACATCCTGGTGCAGACGGACAAGACCGGCGTCGTCTCCAAG GCTGACGACAGATACCGTCTTACGGGGGACGTCctggacggacagatggaccTGGACATCGTGAACGTGAGGCGGACGGACAGCGGGCCGTACTGCTGCCGGGTCGACGTTGACGGCCTGTTTAACGACAAGAAGGTGATCATGAACCTACGAGTGGTCAAAG CTCCATCCACCAATCCTCCTCGCTCCACTACAACCACAGCAGTGACGACCGACAGAGTGACGGAGCTGAGGCCCACTGAGCTCCCCACAGAGCCCACCACCACAG TAAACTGGAGGACGCTGCTGTCGTCTCAGCTGGACCTTCTGAGGAGGAACTCCACTCTGCTGCGCTCTGATGCCATCACT GTGGAGGATCCTCTGCCTTCACTCTCTCTGCAGATCAACGCTCCGGTCCTCTCGCTCTCACTCAGCATTTTGCTGGTCATTGCTGCAGTTTTCCTCTTCCTGGCCTTCAAAC GTGGCATCTACAGAGGTGCGTTAAAGACAGGATG TTTGTCCTCAGATGAACCTCCTCACATCATCTATGAGATCCGGATGAGAAGACCTGTGCAGGAGAACATCTATACGCTGGACTAG
- the LOC105921046 gene encoding early growth response protein 1 isoform X2 codes for MAATKAELLLSGLQISEPLFGHPPPLSPLDGYQKLEELQMLLQNAASAAEAAGLLGGEPAEYADSLSDLSDLQNLPPLTPRLTPLAYSGRFTFEPSASCGGGGNQWAEPLLSLLSGLVSMAAHPASCSSSSPPTSSSAPCHATFSCGSGDVTSIFSATPTYTSAAGSDHLLPPSEAQQAFQPQVPPPAYIQQPSMVVPMLPDYLLPQQVPEAEVGRGQEQKPVLPPLTPLPTIKAFSSQFQPQGAACRSRKPPAGRQCKTPPHERPYACPADGCDRRFSRSDELTRHVRVHTGQKPFQCRICMRNFSRSDHLTTHIRTHTGEKPFACAECGRKFARSDERKRHAKIHQRQRDRRADKAAMPPAAMPPAAMPPAAMPPAAPAGSSPLTLQASSPCFTSSSSLSHVYASSPSPHLYSSSCSSPMGSPPSELPSPHGANIC; via the exons ATGGCAGCAACCAAAGCGGAGCTGCTGCTCTCCGGCCTGCAGATCTCAGAGCCGCTGTTCGGCCACCCGCCGCCGCTCTCCCCGCTGGACGGATACCAGAAGCTGGAGGAGCTCCAGATGCTGCTGCAGAACGCCGCGTCTGCAGCCGAGGCTGCCGGGCTGCTGGGCGGGGAGCCCGCCGAGTACGCAG ATTCGCTGTCAGACCTCTCAGACCTGCAGAACCTCCCTCCTCTCACCCCTCGCCTCACCCCGCTGGCCTACAGCGGCCGCTTCACCTTCGAGCCGTCCGCCTCCTGCGGCGGCGGCGGTAACCAGTGGGCGGAGCCTCTCCTCAGCCTGTTGTCGGGGTTGGTGAGCATGGCGGCCCACCCTgcgtcctgcagctcctcctcgcCTCCTACGTCGTCATCGGCTCCCTGTCACGCCACTTTCAGCTGTGGGTCTGGAGACGTCACCTCCATCTTCTCTGCCACGCCGACGTACACGTCCGCCGCCGGATCAGACCACCTCCTTCCCCCGAGTGAGGCGCAGCAGGCCTTCCAGCCTCAGGTCCCGCCCCCCGCCTACATCCAGCAGCCCTCCATGGTGGTCCCCATGCTGCCGGACTACCTCCTGCCGCAGCAGGTCCCAGAAGCAGAGGTGGGCCGCGGTCAGGAGCAGAAGCCCGTGCTGCCGCCGCTCACGCCTCTCCCCACCATCAAAGCCTTCTCCTCACAGTTCCAGCCTCAGGGCGCCGCCTGCAGGAGCAGGAAGCCCCCGGCGGGGCGGCAGTGTAAGACCCCGCCCCACGAGCGTCCCTACGCCTGCCCCGCCGACGGCTGCGACCGCCGCTTCTCCCGCTCGGACGAGCTGACCCGCCACGTGCGCGTGCACACGGGCCAGAAGCCCTTCCAGTGCCGCATCTGCATGCGCAACTTCAGCCGCAGCGACCACCTGACCACGCACATCCGCACGCACACCGGCGAGAAGCCCTTCGCCTGCGCAGAGTGCGGCCGCAAGTTCGCCCGCAGCGACGAACGCAAGAGGCACGCCAAGATCCACCAGAGGCAGCGGGACCGGCGAGCGGATAAGGCTGCCATGCCCCCCGCCGCCATGCCCCCCGCCGCCATGCCCCCCGCCGCCATGCCCCCCGCCGCACCTGCAGGGTCGTCCCCCCTCACCCTGCAGGCTTCCTCCCCCTgcttcacctcctcctcctccctgtctCACGTCTACGCCTCCTCGCCGTCCCCCCACCTCTACTCCTCGTCCTGCTCCTCCCCGATGGGGAGTCCCCCATCAGAGCTGCCCTCGCCCCACGGCGCCAAC ATCTGCTGA
- the LOC105921046 gene encoding early growth response protein 1 isoform X1 produces the protein MAATKAELLLSGLQISEPLFGHPPPLSPLDGYQKLEELQMLLQNAASAAEAAGLLGGEPAEYADSLSDLSDLQNLPPLTPRLTPLAYSGRFTFEPSASCGGGGNQWAEPLLSLLSGLVSMAAHPASCSSSSPPTSSSAPCHATFSCGSGDVTSIFSATPTYTSAAGSDHLLPPSEAQQAFQPQVPPPAYIQQPSMVVPMLPDYLLPQQVPEAEVGRGQEQKPVLPPLTPLPTIKAFSSQFQPQGAACRSRKPPAGRQCKTPPHERPYACPADGCDRRFSRSDELTRHVRVHTGQKPFQCRICMRNFSRSDHLTTHIRTHTGEKPFACAECGRKFARSDERKRHAKIHQRQRDRRADKAAMPPAAMPPAAMPPAAMPPAAPAGSSPLTLQASSPCFTSSSSLSHVYASSPSPHLYSSSCSSPMGSPPSELPSPHGANIC, from the exons ATGGCAGCAACCAAAGCGGAGCTGCTGCTCTCCGGCCTGCAGATCTCAGAGCCGCTGTTCGGCCACCCGCCGCCGCTCTCCCCGCTGGACGGATACCAGAAGCTGGAGGAGCTCCAGATGCTGCTGCAGAACGCCGCGTCTGCAGCCGAGGCTGCCGGGCTGCTGGGCGGGGAGCCCGCCGAGTACGCAG ATTCGCTGTCAGACCTCTCAGACCTGCAGAACCTCCCTCCTCTCACCCCTCGCCTCACCCCGCTGGCCTACAGCGGCCGCTTCACCTTCGAGCCGTCCGCCTCCTGCGGCGGCGGCGGTAACCAGTGGGCGGAGCCTCTCCTCAGCCTGTTGTCGGGGTTGGTGAGCATGGCGGCCCACCCTgcgtcctgcagctcctcctcgcCTCCTACGTCGTCATCGGCTCCCTGTCACGCCACTTTCAGCTGTGGGTCTGGAGACGTCACCTCCATCTTCTCTGCCACGCCGACGTACACGTCCGCCGCCGGATCAGACCACCTCCTTCCCCCGAGTGAGGCGCAGCAGGCCTTCCAGCCTCAGGTCCCGCCCCCCGCCTACATCCAGCAGCCCTCCATGGTGGTCCCCATGCTGCCGGACTACCTCCTGCCGCAGCAGGTCCCAGAAGCAGAGGTGGGCCGCGGTCAGGAGCAGAAGCCCGTGCTGCCGCCGCTCACGCCTCTCCCCACCATCAAAGCCTTCTCCTCACAGTTCCAGCCTCAGGGCGCCGCCTGCAGGAGCAGGAAGCCCCCGGCGGGGCGGCAGTGTAAGACCCCGCCCCACGAGCGTCCCTACGCCTGCCCCGCCGACGGCTGCGACCGCCGCTTCTCCCGCTCGGACGAGCTGACCCGCCACGTGCGCGTGCACACGGGCCAGAAGCCCTTCCAGTGCCGCATCTGCATGCGCAACTTCAGCCGCAGCGACCACCTGACCACGCACATCCGCACGCACACCGGCGAGAAGCCCTTCGCCTGCGCAGAGTGCGGCCGCAAGTTCGCCCGCAGCGACGAACGCAAGAGGCACGCCAAGATCCACCAGAGGCAGCGGGACCGGCGAGCGGATAAGGCTGCCATGCCCCCCGCCGCCATGCCCCCCGCCGCCATGCCCCCCGCCGCCATGCCCCCCGCCGCACCTGCAGGGTCGTCCCCCCTCACCCTGCAGGCTTCCTCCCCCTgcttcacctcctcctcctccctgtctCACGTCTACGCCTCCTCGCCGTCCCCCCACCTCTACTCCTCGTCCTGCTCCTCCCCGATGGGGAGTCCCCCATCAGAGCTGCCCTCGCCCCACGGCGCCAACATCTGCTGA
- the ccdc65 gene encoding dynein regulatory complex subunit 2, translating to MPKKAVKGEDLTEEERLLQLQQRAQAEEETARKKEETLTLYLKDKLQKEQRNTAVNLLKLTDSWRRSLRQSRAAELLSHAAVLQHTSERHLDELSFIIQRMAGELQEAERQAEQLQRCHLQHMERLWEQQQKQMLQLQQQWDSCLQDLSATCSSEREKMSADFLQQNHRLVDLSLPSQIHHQTMSAGIQNVYREVVDSCSNADHVQLDDFMDRGAQQEEGPVVKKDVFQQTRNDLDDLQQRLPREQQQLSAELKNLKRLKDKVLQLKQQISSCQAEQALMQRDVSAAKLQLHQRCQQLQVQLERDRREARNKVTDLSVRGGAAVNNLRAVISKGEKLLQAGQLSSKLQNHQEVLAGASEEDRASADLQLLQQRLNAALLRSRALRNHSLDVRRENQQLQVLLDQHDHGLQGHVTPMPVLQVPSAPTAAGRRHVMEAAHIIKHCLVDSRG from the exons ATGCCGAAGAAAGCGGTGAAGGGCGAGGATCTGACGGAGGAGGAGAGactcctgcagctgcagcagcgagCTCAGGCTGAGGAGGAGACGGCCAGGAAGAAGGAGGAGACGCTGACGCTCTACCTGAAG GACAAGCTGCAGAAGGAGCAGAGGAACACGGCGGTGAACCTGCTGAAGCTGACCgacagctggaggaggagtCTGCGCCAGAGCCGGGCGGCCGAGCTGCTGAGCCACGCCGCCGTGCTGCAGCACACGTCTGAGAGGCACCTGGACGAGCTGAGCTTCATCATCCAG AGGATGGCGGGGGAGCTGCAGGAGGCGGAGCGGCAGGCGGAGCAGCTGCAGCGCTGCCACCTGCAGCACATGGAGCGTCtgtgggagcagcagcagaagcagatgctgcagctgcagcagcagtggGACAGCTGCCTGCAGGACCTCAGCGCCACCTGCAGCTCTGagag GGAGAAGATGTCGGCTgacttcctgcagcagaaccacaggctggtGGATCTGTCCCTGCCTTCCCAGATACACCACCAGACCATGTCTGCAGGCATCCAGAACGTTTACCGAGAGGTGGTGGACTCCTGCAGCAACGCTGACCACGTCCAGCTGGATGACTTTATGGACCGCGGCGCgcagcaggaggaaggtcctGTTGTGAAGAAGGACGTTTTCCAGCAGACCAGAAACGACCTGGATGACCTGCAGCAGCGGCtccccagagagcagcagcagctcagcgccGAGCTGAAGAACCTGAAGAGGCTGAAG GACAAGGTTCTGCAGCTGAAGCAGCAGATCTCCTCCTGCCAGGCGGAGCAGGCCCTGATGCAGCGTGACGTTTCTGCTGCCAAACTCCAGCTCCACCAGAGGTGTCAGCAGCTGCAGGTCCAGCTGGAGCGAGATCGCCGGGAGGCGCGGAACAAGGTGACGGACCTGAGCGTCCGGGGCGGCGCCGCCGTCAACAACCTGCGGGCCGTGATCTCCAAG GGCGAGAAGCTTCTGCAGGCGGGCCAGCTGAGCAGCAAGCTGCAGAACCACCAGGAGGTTCTGGCCGGAGCATCAGAGGAGGACCGAGCGTCTGCagacctgcagctgctgcagcagcgtCTGAACGCCGCTCTGCTGCGGAGCCGAGCTCTGAGGAACCACAGCCTGGATGTGAGGAGGGAGAACCAGCAGCTGCAGGTCCTGCTGGACCAGCACGACCACGGCCTCCAGGGACACGTCACTCCCATGCCGGTTCTCCAGGTTCCCTCCGCCCCGACCGCCGCAGGCAGGCGGCACGTCATGGAAGCAGCGCACATCATTAAGCACTGCCTGGTGGACAGCAGGGGCTGA